Proteins encoded in a region of the Hippocampus zosterae strain Florida chromosome 11, ASM2543408v3, whole genome shotgun sequence genome:
- the rel gene encoding proto-oncogene c-Rel isoform X2, with protein MPFYNGSAKGSTPSMTCTHMQPIEVCSRLAYFQLPYFVPQEQLLQTEEYDLNVVRLCIQVFLQDDNGHYTRVLNPVVSNPIYDNRAPNTAELRICRVNSNSGSVKGGDEIFLLCDKVQKDDIEVRFFSSNGWEAKGLFSQADVHRQVAIVFKTPPFYNTSITESVTVHMQLRRPSDVEVSEPLDFRYLPDDKDPYGYNKKKRSRENLMKMSGLSAVPFSSLGMSRQRAVPHSTRNHMQDLSMYPRQPPPPMLQQPAFNQPYHANVPVSHSWTNPNQVLPMDTASVNPSNVMGNPPRAKNCRPQHQNHGSAFSCESNLLPELSMRDLQCLDAVPQVPEISQPESHPLFHSPHQGPGPAFDNRVQNHLGSQNQGFQNTWNNFNALSPFQIESTVPGSEKGAQGMGNFPLLEGMQRNEFLKGQVGKESQTGFQLKQESHVSVKQESTLPAMPFPQEPHANTYTNLLPRSMSNGTNTNVLRQDGGRKPHLAHPNLKDPYSTNHMTSESHFSTLEDWIRAETSHSLKQ; from the exons TGCCGCAAGAGCAGCTGCTGCAGACAGAAGAGTATGACCTGAACGTGGTCCGCTTGTGTATACAGGTTTTCCTGCAAGATGACAACGGCCACTACACTCGAGTACTCAACCCTGTAGTCAGCAACCCCATCTATGACAACA GGGCCCCAAACACTGCAGAGCTGAGGATCTGTCGGGTTAACAGCAACAGCGGCTCCGTGAAGGGAGGAGATGAGATCTTCCTCCTTTGTGATAAAGTGCAAAAAG ATGACATAGAAGTCAGATTTTTCTCTTCTAATGGGTGGGAGGCCAAAGGCTTATTCTCCCAAGCCGACGTTCATCGCCAAGTGGCCATCGTCTTTAAGACGCCGCCTTTCTACAACACCTCTATCACGGAGTCGGTCACTGTGCACATGCAGCTACGCCGACCGTCCGATGTGGAAGTGAGCGAGCCACTGGACTTCCGATATCTTCCTGATGACAAAG accCTTATGGCTATAATAAGAAAAAACGCAGCCGAGAGAATTTAATGAAGATGTCCGGATTGTCAG CTGTTCCCTTTTCTAGTCTGGGTATGAGCAGGCAAAGAGCAGTGCCACATAGCACCAGGAATCACATGCAAG accTCAGCATGTACCCGAGGCAGCCTCCACCTCCAATGCTGCAGCAACCTGCGTTCAATCAACCCTACCATGCAAATGTTCCAGTCAGCCATTCTTGGACAAACCCCAACCAAGTACTTCCGATGGATACGGCCTCCGTCAATCCTTCTAACGTCATGGGCAATCCGCCCCGGGCGAAGAACTGTCGGCCACAGCATCAAAACCATGGTTCTGCTTTCTCCTGTGAAAGCAATCTCCTCCCTGAGCTCTCTATGAGGGACTTGCAGTGTTTGGACGCAGTTCCTCAAGTTCCTGAGATAAGCCAGCCTGAGTCCCACCCACTCTTCCATTCACCGCACCAGGGGCCGGGACCTGCCTTCGATAACCGGGTCCAGAACCACCTTGGGAGTCAGAACCAGGGCTTTCAAAATACATGGAacaattttaatgctctcagtCCATTTCAGATTGAGAGCACCGTTCCTGGTTCAGAAAAGGGTGCTCAGGGGATGGGAAATTTCCCACTCCTGGAGGGGATGCAAAGGAATGAATTTCTGAAGGGCCAAGTCGGAAAAGAATCTCAGACGGGGTTCCAACTGAAGCAAGAGTCTCACGTCTCAGTCAAGCAAGAATCTACCTTGCCTGCGATGCCTTTTCCTCAGGAACCCCATGCGAACACATACACCAACCTTCTTCCTCGTTCTATGAGCAACGGCACCAATACCAATGTTTTAAGGCAAGATGGTGGAAGAAAACCACACCTTGCTCACCCGAATCTGAAAGACCCTTACTCTACCAATCACATGACTTCTGAGAGTCACTTTTCAACTTTGGAGGACTGGATCAGAGCCGAGACAAGCCATTCCTTAAAACAATGA